A genomic window from Halorubrum trapanicum includes:
- a CDS encoding bifunctional 2-polyprenyl-6-hydroxyphenol methylase/3-demethylubiquinol 3-O-methyltransferase UbiG gives MSDGLYVERPRLYDAIQSEWDYDRDVAFVRDTLADRGVDLGGVAPKRLLEVGCGTGEHTRRFAARGLDVTAIDVHEGMLDVAREKCAGVDAGVGDDDFGDGDAPGSVEFCLTGLPDPDLADSAPFDAAVAIRGVVNHLAPRDLDPALAALRDRLRPGGVLVFDNSPLPPDGNRPGLDVGRDAEGAIEYVRVAHHVATGEGRLDWRAVTFTRDGDAFTDRRRMTPFADDRIADALAAAGFGDVDVADGYGPGDDRSVFVAVR, from the coding sequence ATGTCCGACGGCCTCTACGTCGAGCGCCCCCGGCTGTACGACGCGATCCAGTCCGAGTGGGACTACGACCGCGACGTCGCTTTCGTCCGCGACACGCTCGCCGACCGCGGGGTCGACCTCGGCGGCGTCGCCCCCAAGCGCCTGCTGGAGGTCGGCTGCGGCACCGGCGAGCACACCCGCCGGTTCGCGGCCCGCGGGCTCGACGTGACCGCGATAGACGTCCACGAGGGAATGCTGGACGTCGCACGCGAGAAGTGCGCCGGCGTGGACGCCGGCGTCGGCGACGACGACTTCGGTGACGGCGACGCCCCGGGATCGGTCGAGTTCTGCCTGACTGGCCTTCCGGACCCGGACCTGGCGGACTCGGCACCGTTCGACGCGGCCGTCGCGATCCGCGGCGTCGTGAACCACCTCGCGCCGAGGGATCTCGATCCCGCGCTGGCCGCGCTCCGCGACCGTCTGCGGCCGGGCGGCGTCCTCGTCTTCGACAACTCCCCGCTGCCGCCCGACGGGAATCGACCCGGACTGGACGTGGGCCGCGACGCCGAGGGCGCGATCGAGTACGTCCGCGTCGCGCACCACGTTGCGACCGGCGAGGGACGGCTCGACTGGCGGGCGGTGACGTTCACCCGCGACGGTGACGCGTTCACGGATCGACGGCGGATGACGCCGTTCGCCGACGACCGGATCGCCGACGCGCTCGCCGCGGCCGGGTTCGGCGACGTCGACGTCGCGGACGGGTACGGCCCCGGCGACGACCGGAGCGTGTTCGTCGCGGTGCGGTAG